From the Salvelinus alpinus chromosome 12, SLU_Salpinus.1, whole genome shotgun sequence genome, the window gatcactgtccatatcagcctcttcttctacttcttcttcctcctcctcctcttcatcctctgaGTCAGTGAGGTCCAGAGCCATCACTTCCTCCTGCAAACCACATGATACTCATTGGCTCAATGTGACGTTTGCACGGGTAAGCCATTCAAGTTCTGCTCTATTAGATACTGTTCATCTGCAGTTGTTGGCCTTTGACTCACCTCGTCATCACCATCTTCCTGGTCACTGTCCATATGAACACCACGTGCCAGAAGTTTCTATAGTGACAAACATATGCAACATTAAGACTGAGTAGGGTTCAAATATATCAGGTAAGAAGTTGACCTCTACAAATATATAGATGGAGACTCACCGAGATTTTGTCATCGTGGAACTCATCGACCTTGTCCTTCGTATACTGCGAGGATCTCTTAAAAAGATTGTACGTTGAAAGGAGGTTGAATGGAAACTTTCAAAATCGGTCTACAGCAACAATGACAACTCTTGGTCAAGTAAGGGACAAACTCCATAAGGATAGTTGACAATCAACATTGTGCAGATGTTGATAACATATGAAGTTAATCACACTTCTAGTCACACAGGCTTCTCCATAACATATATAGACTGTACCTTATCTGGGACAGGCATGTCCTTATATGCTTTAGGGTCATCTTCGTCAAATTGTACCGTCTTCTTCACCGGAGGGGCGCGTTTGGTTCTGAGTGGAGCAGGGGGTTAAAGTTGTCACATCCAAGCCAGGGCCCAGTTTTTCGAAAGTAATCTATTTGGATTTCGCCTCTCGGATAGGATTAAATCCATAGATATTTAATGAATATAACGGACGAAACATGTACTTGAACGGTAACTCCCGTTCTATTCATATGCATTTAATCGTATTCGATAGGCGACATATAGATAACTTTTGAAAAACAGTGCCCTGGACATCATAAAGACTACGATCTTGCCATCTCATAGGGCAATTTAAAGGTTAAATGTCTAGCATATTGAACTAAAGTTAACTGTTTATACAAAGAAATCTAGCTAACGTACCTTAGCGCCCGAACCATGTTGAGAAGCTCAGTAGagtaacgttagcttgctagctatctTACTAGTGGGATAACTTTTCTGTTGCCTAGAAATGTGATCTTCCAAACATAAATATGACAGGCATAATTAAAGTCctcggtaaaaaaaaaaagctgtctCTATTCTGGTGACTCAACAAACGTTATATTGACAAATAATTGTTTGCAATTCCTAGCAGCATCGCATTTTCTGTTTTCTTTCCACGTGCTTCCGGATTGTTTTCTTACTCTTCTTCGGTGGGGTTTATAAGCGGTTGCCAATCTAACGGTATCAAAGATGTTCTAGTGAGACGTTATGGTGCGTTACCGCCACCTATTGTACTGGAGTGTGGGCCAGAGACAGAGAAAACGAAATCCTTCCTGCCAGCCCCATTGCTCTGAAAAAAAATATAACAAAATATTTGAAACTATATTTAATGAAGTTCCACTCAATATACTCTTTGAACTAATTTCCTGTATCCACTTCTCCCTCATACTAGATGtcagcctctctctgtctatccctctaaTACTCCCCAcactgtaatcaaatcaaatcaaatcaaattttattagtcacatacacatggttagcagatgttaatgcgagtgtagcgaaatgcttgtgcttctagttccgacaatgcagtaataaccaacagtaatctaacctaacaattccacactactaccttacacacacacacaagtgtaagggataaagaatatgtacataaagatatatggatgagtggtggtacagaacggcatggcagatgcagtagatggtatagagtacggtatatacatatgagatgagtactgtagggtatgtaaacataaagtggcatagtttaaagtggctagtggtacatgtattgcataaagatggcaagatgcagtagatgatatagagtacagtatatatacatatgagatgggtaatgtagggtatgtaaacattgtattaagtggcattgcttaaagtggctagtggtacatttttacataatttccatcaattcccatttttaaagtggctggagttgagtcagtatgttggcagcggccgctaaatgttagtggtggctgtttaacagtctgatggccttgagatagaagctgtttttcagtctctcggtccctgctttgatgcacctgtactgacctcgccttctggatgatagcggggtgaacaggcagtggcttgggtggttgttgtccttgatgatctttatggccttcctgtgacatcgggtggtgtaggtgtcctggagggcaggtagtttgcccctggtgatgcgttctgcagacctcactaccctctggagagccttacggttgtgggcggagcagttgccgtaccaggcggtgatacagcccgacaggatgctctcgattgtgcatctgtagaagtttgtgagtgcttttggtgacaagccgaatttcttcagcctcctgaggttgaagaggcgctgctgcgccttcttcacaacgctgtctgtgtgggtggaccagttcagtttgtccgtgatgtgtacaccgaggaacttaaaactttccaccttctccactactgacccgtcgatgtggataggggggtgctccctctgctgtttcctgaagtccacaatcatctcctttgttttgttgacgttgagtatgaggttattttcctgacaccacactccgagggccctcacctcctccctgtaggccgtctcgtcgttgttggtgatcaagcctaccactgtagtgtcatccgcaaacttgatgattgagttggaggcgtgcatggccacgcagtcgtgggtgaacagggagtacaggagagggctcagaacgcacccttgtggggccccagtgttgaggatcagcggggtggagatgttgttacctaccctcaccacctgggggcggcccgtcaggaagtccaggacccagttgcacagggcggggtcgagacccagggtctcgagcttgatgacgagtttggagggtactatggtgttaaatgctgagctgtaatcgatgaacagcattctcacatgggtattcctcttgtccagatgggttagggcagtgtgcagtgtggttgcgattgcgtcgtctgtggacctattgggtcggtaagcaaattggagtgggtctagggtgtccggtagggtggaggtgatatggtccttgactagtctctcaaagcacttcatgatgacggaagtgagtgctacggggcggtagtcgtttagctcagttaccttagctttcttgggaacaggaacaatggtggccctcttgaagcatgtgggaacagcagactgggataaggattgattgaatatgtccgtaaacacaccagccagctggtctgcgcatgctctgaggacgcggctgggaatgccgtctgggcctgcagccttgcgagggttaacacgtttaaatgttttactcacctcggctgcagtgaaggagagcccgcaggttttggtagggggccgtgtcagtggcactgtattgtcctcaaagcgggcaaaaaagttgtttagcctgtctgggagcaagacatcctggtcctcgacggggctggttttctttttgtaatccgtgattgactgtagaccctgccacatacctcttgtgtctgagctgttgaatttcgactcgattttgtctctgtactgagacttggcctgtttgattgccttgcggagagaatagctacactgtttgtattcggtcatgcttccggtcaccttgccctggttaaaagcagtggttcgcgctttcagtttcacgcgaatgctgccgtcaatccacggtttctggtttgggaatgtttttatcgttgctgtgggtacgacatcgtcaatgcacttcctaatgaactcgctcaccgaatcagcatattcgtcaatattgttgttggacgcgatgcggaacatattccaatctgcgtgatcgaagcagtcttgaagcgtggattcagattggtcggaccagcgttgaacagacctgagcgcgggagcttgttgtttgagtttttgtttgtaggctggaatcaacaaaatggagtcgtggtcagcttttccgaaaggggggcgggggagggccttataagcgtcgcggaaattagtgtaacaatggtctagtgtttttccagccctggtagcacaatcgatatgctgatagaatttagggagttttgtttttagattagccttgttaaaatccccagctacgatgaatgcagcctcagggtgtgtggtttccagtttacaaagagtcagataaagttcgttcagggccatcgatgtgtctgcttgggggggaatgtatacggctgtgattatgattgacgagaattcccttggtagataatgcggtcgacatttgattgtgaggagttctagatcaggtgaacagaacgacttgagttcttgtgtgttgttatgatgatcacaccacttctcgttaatcataaggcatacccccccgcccctcttcttaccggaaagatgtttgtttctgtcggcgcgatgcatggagaaaccagctggctgcaccgactccgttagcgtcccttgagttagccatgtttccgtgaagcagagcacgttgcaatccctgatgtctctctggaatgctacccgtgctcggatttcatcaaccttattgtcaagagactggacattggcgagtagtatgctagggagtggagcgcgatgtgcccgtctccgaagcctgaccacgagaccgccacgttttcccctttttcggcgtcgcacagggtcgccggctgggatcagatccattgtattgtgtggaaggcaagacacttcCGGCGAGCAATACATGCTCCCCTGTCTCTGTTTCCTGTCAATAATCACACTTTCCTGTTGGATGCTTTTTTCATATTTAAAGTCTTATTCAACCGGCTGTGTCCCATTCTTAATCTACTGGCTGTGGCCCATCCTTAATCTACTGGCTGGGTCCCACCCTTAATCTACTAgctgtgtcccacccttaatctactggctgtgtcccacccttaatctactggctgtgtcccacccttactctactggctgtgtcccacccttaatcttgtaaaaatagcctcctctcttctgtcccttcCTGCCGTCCTCCTCTCCCCGACTTTCCTCTGTACTTGAAATAAATGCCTGCCCTTATTATCTCTAttccactgctcctgccatctctgcaccatcactgtccatatcaggctttttacCTCTGCCTTTCTCATTAAAACTACAACATCAACAtacccactactaagtgcttgtttagccagtataTCAGCTGCCTCATTCCCCTCCACCCCTACAAGGGCTGGGACCCAAGTAAATCttctctgtatacccatctgtCTAATCCTGCCATGGGTTTGTAGCACTTCATACAGCAGGTCTTGTCTGCTACGTGACCTAAAGGACTGGAGACTCATCAACACTGCACATGAATTAGAGCAAGTAACTACATCCTTCACCCACTGCAAGGCCAACAGAATGGCCATCAGCTCTGCTGTATATACAGCCAGATGATCTGTAATACGTTTCCTGACTGGCAACCCACATTCCTGCACTACAAATCCTGACCCAGTACGTCTTGTCCTTGGATCTTTTGAACCATTATGTAAATGGCCACAAAATCCTGATACACAGTATCCAGACGTCTCTTAAACAAATCAGATGGATCAACACCCTCCCTATCTTCCTGTAGTCTCTCCAACACTTCTAGATCAACTACTGGAGGTGGGAGTAGCAATGGTGGATTTACAGGAATAGCTACATTTGGACAAAACTCCCTTCCATACAGTCCCATTTCCTTTGCCTGGGTATTACCCACCCAGCTAAAGCATTCTGTCTTCGCTTGTGTTCCCAGCATGCCTGTAAAATCCCTTTCGCAGGATGAGACACCCCATGTCCCTGTAGGTTGACCCAATAATTAATTGCCAGCTGCTGTCTCCTAATCTGCAATGGCATATCCTCCATCTCCATCTGTAGTGCAGCCACTGGGGACGTCCGAAACGCCCCACTACATATTCTGAGTCCTTGCCCCTGTATGACATCTAGCCTTTCCAATGATGTCCGGGCTGCCGAACCAGATGCTATACTGCTTTAGTCTATTACAGATCAGATCAATGTAACATACATGGTCttcaatgaggaacgcccagccccccactccttccccgtcagaccggatcaatgcaacatacatggtcctcaatgaggaacacccagccccccactccttccccgtcagacagCGCATCACATTTAGCACCTTCTTACACTTTCCCACCACTCTCTCAATGTGTTCTGTCCAGGTCAGTCTCGTGTCAAAGTATACCCCAAGGAACCTGAAGGCCCCCACCCTCTCCAAGTTTCTTTCATATAACCTCAAGCATACCTCATCTCCCACCTTCCTCCTGGTAAAAAACACTGTCTGAGTTTTCTCTACAGAGAACCTGAATCCCCACATTGTGGATATCATGAACATACTCGTAATACTACTGCCATCTAGCGACTGAACCAGAATATGACTATTTGGCTGAAAGGGATATATATACTAtggaaaatatgattttttttgtCTTCCCTGGACTATAAAATATAGTGTATTTGCGAGGACAGAGACATAGTTAATCATGATAATAAACAAAATATCATAGGATTGAAAGTTATATTAAACAGATCAACCTGTGTGAATTAACATTATGAAAGGTTATTTTATTCAGTTTGACATATAATGAAAAAGAGTCCTAATCCAATATTCCATAAGAAACAAATTAATATGTCAAGAAGTCTATTGTTCTAGTCGAAGACCTGTATGTATACATTTGTGTGGGGCCTGAAACCATGAATACTGTGGCTGTTTAGATTTGTTCTGCTAAGCATTTTACCATCTTGTAGGACCTACAACGTCAGTATTATGAGAGATGGTCAACTGAGTTTACATTTGTCACatccattacattacattacaatacatttcaaACTGCTGTCATTAACAGATGGCTTCCCTGCTTCATCTTCCAGGTAAATACAGTAACCATTTTCACTGAAGTTGCACATCAAATTTGTCCGTGTGATTCAACACTAGACTCTGCTCTCAATGCAGCTACCATTGTCTGTCCCATTCGCATAGTGACATTTCCCCGTTCTCTTCCATCCTCTTCACTCAATCACTTTCTATCCTCCTTCCCTAGATCCCAGTCACTCTGTGGCCTTCTCCAGTCCCTCTGGAGTCCAACGCTGCCACTGCGAGGCCTGGTGGTAGGAGGCAGAAAGGTTTTGGGAGGCCTAAGGATCCCCGTTTTAAACTCATCATTCCTCTTCCTCATCAGGGCGAAGGCTGGGGTCATTCGAAAAGGGTCAAAGTACTGTCAGAAAAAGAGAAAACCAAGGAATGTCTCAGTAGATGGTCTCTATTTTTATCTTGCTCACACACGGGGAAAggaacacacacgcatacatacatacatacatacatacatacatacatacatacatacatacatacatacatacatacatacatactgtacatgcatacatacatacatacatacatacatacatacatacatacatacatacatacatacatacatacatacatacatacatacatactgtacatgcatacatacatacatacatacatacacacagtgagGGTGTGACATAAATCATAAATCCTTACACTTACACGTGGCACTGATGGTCCCTTCTCTTTAAAGCCTGGGTCTGTATGCATCACACTCAGGTCCATCATGGAACTGCTGAGTTCTGACACGGTGGTCTTAGCACCCCTCCTTAGCTGGGTTGAAGAGCTCTGATGAGGCTGCAGCCTCCTCATGATGTCACTCAAAGAGCTGAAGCTTTCACTTTGAGGCACCTTCAATATCAGAGGTCTCTGCACGAGAGAAAGGCAAACCTTCACTGTCCATACTCTGTCCTTGAACATCTAACAGTATTGGATTTTATTGTACTCCAAATGATACAGAATCGTCATTCCATACAGGATGAATCAGTAGCAGTTGGACTGTGTGTATATTTATAAACCAGAGACTCACCCTAGATGTAGAGGGGCTATCAGCACCAGAGTTGACTCTAGATTCAGTTGCCTCTGTGCCTAACTCCTCTGCCATAACATCTTCCCTTCTAGTTGGacgatctcttctctctctggagGGAAAGCCCACAGCTTCTTCTCGTGGGCCTGTCTCCATTTTGTTTTGGCTGGGCCACACAGACTCTTTCTCATCAACCCCAGAGCTCCTCTGTTTGGAGAGGTGTATGCCATATGTTTTGGGTTGTATCCTTCAAGCGAAAAATTACATTTTAGTACTATTTACTGACAAAGTATGGCTAGGTTTACTATGGTAATGTACCCATTTAATTAATTTGAGTTCTGAAAGTTAATTCACAATCACAATTATAGTCACAATTATCACAGCGTTACACACCTGTGTTGGGTTTCTGTTTCAGTGGACGGCTGGTTCTCTTCCTGAGAGGGTAAAGCTCCGCTGCGAAATAATCCGAAACCAGACAGGTGTTATAACATTACTACTCATGTATTGTGGAGAGTTATTCTTATGTAAACTCATTATCTTCTTAAGGATGCCATAACATTGCAAACTGAGCACATATGAGTCTCATATTTCCCAAATGGACTCACTTAAAAGTCGTTTGATTATCCAGCTGAATTTCGGTCTCCAAATTGATATTGTTGGCCCATATTCTGTAACGTGAAAAGAACAAAAAGACCTCAGCACCGATCATACAGAAACTGCTGCTGTCCCCACAAGATAAAAGTATTACAGATAAGGTGATACAGAGAGAAAATACAACCAAGACAGTGGCTCACAGTACATACAATCACACATTACATGCTTTCTATGACCGGCTTCATATGTTCTAGGTTTCTACACCCCTAAGCTCACAATAATATGGGTCTGCGTTGACACAAGGGCTATGTTTGCACCTGTTGACATATGTTTTGAAGGGAATGAAAGGTAAATGATCAAACCTGAGTGCGTGAAACTGACTTTTTGTACACTTTAGAGCCGTGTACGCTCTTATCAAAAACCTTTCACTGGTTTCAAATGGTTAGGAAATCTGGCCTTCTGTGGCATAAAAACAGGTATGGAAATCACATTGTGGCAACCCCTCTGGTTTCATCACACATACCTCCCCTCATATACATGCGTAGTTGTGAGGTGATCAACGTCCTTCAGACAAAACTCCTCCCCAAAAGGTGGCTTTTTGTTCACTGCTGTAAAATGTTGCAATGGTTCCTCCATGTTCATATTCATGTCCATGGGTTCACCTTGTTGATTGACAGGACTTCCTCTGTGGATGACGCCCAGGGCCTCCCAATCCAGGGTGTAGTCTGCAGGGGGGGGAGGAGTGAGGCTGTTGATAGGCTCCATGGGGAAATACTTGGGCCGGTTGTTGAGGTCCAGGAGCACTGAGTGGTGATGGGGCTCGTCTATTGGGGCTTTGGCGGTCTTCCATGTGTCTGGATATGGAAGTGAGGCTGCAAAGAGGATCCGGAACTGTCGGTCGAAGGATTCCACCACCGGGCCACTCAGCACCGTCACCAGCTGCCGATGCAGGTGGGCGTCTGACCATGTGAAGCTAGTGAACACAATAACAAGCTGTTATTTGATGTCAGAGGGTAACTGAGTATGTAATAAGTTAGAACCAGTGGAAAGCACCTAGCTGCTTTACCTGTAGCTGCCATTAACCACTGTCTCCAAATCCACCAGGAGGAAGTTGTCCTTCAAATCCCCCATCACTATCTTTCCCTCCCGCGAACAGAAGGTCTTTCCTCCAAGAACACGAACCTGTATATTCTGTGAAGTGCAGAATACATGGAAATCAACTTTATTTCAACCCTGTCGATTCAGACATAGACTTTGAATTTACTTAAATTCTGCcagaatatacagtatacatctaatcaaatgttatttgtcacatacgctgaatacaacaagtgtagaccttacagtgaaatgcttactcacaagcccttaaccaacaatgcagttttaagaaaaatacattaaaaaagtaagaaataaatgtaacaagtaattcaagagcagcagtaaaataacaatagcgaggctatagagggtaccggtacagagtcagtgtgcgggtgcaccagttagtcgagataattgaggtaatatgtagaagctgtttagaagcctcttggacctagacttggcgctccggtaccgcttgctgtgcggtagcagagagaacaggctatgactagggtggctggagtctttgacaatttttagggccttcccctGACACTGCCTcgtatagaggtcatggatggcaggaatcttggccccagtgatgtactaggccatacgcactaccctctgtagtgccttgcggtcggaggcagagtagttgccataccaggcagtgatgcaacctgtcaggatacTCTCTATGGTGCAGctataaaaccttttgaggatctgaggacccataccaaatcttttcagtctcctgagggggaataggttttgtcgtgccctcttcatgactgtcttggtgtgcttggaccatgttagcttgttggtgatgtggacgccaaggaacttgaagctgctccactacagccccatcgatgagaatgggtgtgtgctcggtcctccttttcctgtagtccacaataatatCCTTTGTCTTGTATATCATTACCACAGACGTGACCTTAGCCACACCAAGAGATGCACAGACTGACACAGTAAATGCAGAACAACCTGTTCAGTTGTGTTGCTTCACCCAGATACATTCCACAAATGGCAAAAAAAGGAGTTACCAGAGACTAGTCAGCCTGGGTGTGCATCAGCTTCTAAAGAGCCAGATGTCAGGTTAATGACTCCCCTCTCAGACAGCTCGTACTGCTCTTATGCAACCTGATGCACTAT encodes:
- the fam83e gene encoding protein FAM83D isoform X1; translated protein: MSNSQEQSLNKDVIFLPVSESSPEYLHCERERYALERLLSAGPEAFYTTLSAEHLVPFLSPEEVNQISGRVKDYHSSYEELEGAEEGGSSGVQDFSARYFPTHSDTPAPCLELGWPEGVTWVGMGRAVVYTSPPADEQPPVREIIRRLLQGASKVIAMVTDRLTDSTVIGDLRTIASRGVPVYIILNQRSSQENLPPHRLRHPNIQVRVLGGKTFCSREGKIVMGDLKDNFLLVDLETVVNGSYSFTWSDAHLHRQLVTVLSGPVVESFDRQFRILFAASLPYPDTWKTAKAPIDEPHHHSVLLDLNNRPKYFPMEPINSLTPPPPADYTLDWEALGVIHRGSPVNQQGEPMDMNMNMEEPLQHFTAVNKKPPFGEEFCLKDVDHLTTTHVYEGRIWANNINLETEIQLDNQTTFNGALPSQEENQPSTETETQHRIQPKTYGIHLSKQRSSGVDEKESVWPSQNKMETGPREEAVGFPSRERRDRPTRREDVMAEELGTEATESRVNSGADSPSTSRRPLILKVPQSESFSSLSDIMRRLQPHQSSSTQLRRGAKTTVSELSSSMMDLSVMHTDPGFKEKGPSVPRVSYFDPFRMTPAFALMRKRNDEFKTGILRPPKTFLPPTTRPRSGSVGLQRDWRRPQSDWDLGKEDRK
- the fam83e gene encoding protein FAM83D isoform X2, encoding MSNSQEQSLNKDVIFLPVSESSPEYLHCERERYALERLLSAGPEAFYTTLSAEHLVPFLSPEEVNQISGRVKDYHSSYEELEGAEEGGSSGVQDFSARYFPTHSDTPAPCLELGWPEGVTWVGMGRAVVYTSPPADEQPPVREIIRRLLQGASKVIAMVTDRLTDSTVIGDLRTIASRGVPVYIILNQRSSQENLPPHRLRHPNIQVRVLGGKTFCSREGKIVMGDLKDNFLLVDLETVVNGSYSFTWSDAHLHRQLVTVLSGPVVESFDRQFRILFAASLPYPDTWKTAKAPIDEPHHHSVLLDLNNRPKYFPMEPINSLTPPPPADYTLDWEALGVIHRGSPVNQQGEPMDMNMNMEEPLQHFTAVNKKPPFGEEFCLKDVDHLTTTHVYEGRIWANNINLETEIQLDNQTTFNGALPSQEENQPSTETETQHRIQPKTYGIHLSKQRSSGVDEKESVWPSQNKMETGPREEAVGFPSRERRDRPTRREDVMAEELGTEATESRVNSGADSPSTSRRPLILKVPQSESFSSLSDIMRRLQPHQSSSTQLRRGAKTTVSELSSSMMDLSVMHTDPGFKEKGPSVPRYFDPFRMTPAFALMRKRNDEFKTGILRPPKTFLPPTTRPRSGSVGLQRDWRRPQSDWDLGKEDRK
- the fam83e gene encoding uncharacterized protein fam83e isoform X3, which gives rise to MRSWRGLRRVAAQVCKTSPPGTSPPTQTPLHLAWSWAGLRGSPGWEWDAPWSIPAHLQMNSLLSERSSEDYCRGLARVSAVQVIAMVTDRLTDSTVIGDLRTIASRGVPVYIILNQRSSQENLPPHRLRHPNIQVRVLGGKTFCSREGKIVMGDLKDNFLLVDLETVVNGSYSFTWSDAHLHRQLVTVLSGPVVESFDRQFRILFAASLPYPDTWKTAKAPIDEPHHHSVLLDLNNRPKYFPMEPINSLTPPPPADYTLDWEALGVIHRGSPVNQQGEPMDMNMNMEEPLQHFTAVNKKPPFGEEFCLKDVDHLTTTHVYEGRIWANNINLETEIQLDNQTTFNGALPSQEENQPSTETETQHRIQPKTYGIHLSKQRSSGVDEKESVWPSQNKMETGPREEAVGFPSRERRDRPTRREDVMAEELGTEATESRVNSGADSPSTSRRPLILKVPQSESFSSLSDIMRRLQPHQSSSTQLRRGAKTTVSELSSSMMDLSVMHTDPGFKEKGPSVPRVSYFDPFRMTPAFALMRKRNDEFKTGILRPPKTFLPPTTRPRSGSVGLQRDWRRPQSDWDLGKEDRK